One window from the genome of Salisaeta longa DSM 21114 encodes:
- a CDS encoding multifunctional oxoglutarate decarboxylase/oxoglutarate dehydrogenase thiamine pyrophosphate-binding subunit/dihydrolipoyllysine-residue succinyltransferase subunit: MSSLGFNTGYIEELYKQYQEDPNSVSESWREFFADYHPDESFVAAQTTAAAPREEASAPAGDGTSAETSDTTDTASSPAAPARPTPAQGDGAPAVAPLMPASAPHVNPDAVDVQALRGPAAKIVENMENSLGVPTATSARTMPVKLLIENRKLLNEYQRQVGGEKVSFTHIIAYAIVQGLKTYDSMYTTFRHADDGTPERIVPKQINLGLAIDIERRGKRTLLVPNVKDAGSLNFAQFLGTYNDLIDRARNGNLEISDFEGTNASLTNPGMIGTSMSVARLMPGQGVIIGAGAIGYPPEYRGYAPDDVSRTGVSPVMTLTSTYDHRVIQGAESGAFLNYVESLLMGEDDFYEGLFADLNVPYQPFRLTPDSTPQLGNGQLKDTLDMTEKQAAVLQLIRAYRVRGHLQADTNPLGYQWQYHKELDPATYGLTVWDLDREFITGGLGGEEVLPLREILSILREAYTRKIGTAFMHLSDPEEKGWIQHRIEPMRNAEPLDHEERKRIMQKLNAAEAFERFLHTKYIGHKRFSLEGAETMIPLIDTILSDAADAGVQEAIMGMAHRGRLNVLANIIGKPYEQIFSEFEGNIDPSTTQGSGDVKYHLGASGTVTSRNGATIEVNLASNPSHLEAVNPTVEGMVRAKQNLRRGAAPGDPSMDADDESFDAVFPLLVHGDAAFPGQGVVAETLNLSQLRGYKTGGTIHLVINNQIGFTTVPADARSSTYATDLARAIEAPIFHVNGDDPEACVRIARLALEYRQRFNKDVVIDMMCYRVHGHNEGDEPTFTQPLLYEKIEAKRSARKLYTELLLRRGEIEPDEAEQMLDDYRDRLQEAFDRTKDLEEKDADKVIEQRAQRKGDAQLPSVDTTAQREHLERVVTALTDLPADFNVHRKLKRQFDKRDALFYEEERIDWAFAETLALGTLLQEGTTVRMSGQDTRRATFSQRHAVLIDQETGEEYTPLNNLTDEQATLLIYDSLLSEYAASGFEYGYSVADPEALVVWEAQFGDFANGAQIIWDQFVSSAEEKWGQTSSLVLLLPHGFEGQGPEHSSARLERYLQLCAEQNMIVANFSTPANYFHALRRQVKRDQKKPLVIMTPKSLLRHPLCVSSPQDLVEGGVQELIPATTDPDAAERHIFCSGKVYYDLVKALEDDDRRDRIAITRIEQYYPFPKDDVRAELERYAGARDVLWVQEEPENMGAWSFLRPRLDALLEGVRGTCEERVRYVGRPSSASPATGSAKVHKREQEKLVTEALDV; encoded by the coding sequence GTGAGCTCTCTCGGATTCAACACGGGCTACATTGAAGAACTCTACAAGCAATATCAGGAAGACCCCAACAGCGTAAGCGAAAGCTGGCGGGAGTTCTTTGCTGATTATCACCCCGACGAGTCGTTTGTGGCGGCACAAACCACCGCAGCGGCTCCACGCGAGGAGGCATCGGCTCCGGCCGGCGACGGCACATCAGCCGAAACGTCTGATACAACCGATACCGCATCCTCTCCTGCAGCACCGGCGCGCCCCACGCCGGCCCAGGGCGATGGCGCGCCCGCGGTTGCGCCCCTCATGCCGGCCTCGGCGCCCCACGTAAACCCCGACGCGGTGGACGTACAGGCGCTCCGCGGCCCGGCGGCGAAGATCGTCGAGAACATGGAGAACAGCCTGGGCGTGCCCACGGCCACCTCGGCGCGCACCATGCCCGTCAAGCTGCTCATCGAAAATCGAAAGCTGCTGAATGAGTACCAGCGGCAGGTCGGCGGCGAGAAGGTCTCCTTCACGCACATCATCGCGTATGCGATTGTGCAGGGCCTGAAGACGTATGACAGCATGTACACCACCTTCCGCCACGCCGATGACGGTACGCCGGAGCGGATTGTACCGAAGCAAATCAACCTCGGCCTGGCCATCGACATCGAGCGGCGCGGCAAGCGCACGCTGCTCGTGCCCAACGTAAAAGATGCCGGCAGCCTCAACTTTGCGCAGTTCCTGGGCACCTACAACGACCTGATCGACCGGGCGCGCAACGGAAACCTGGAGATCAGCGACTTTGAGGGCACCAACGCCTCACTCACCAATCCGGGCATGATTGGAACGTCGATGAGCGTGGCCCGCCTGATGCCGGGGCAGGGCGTCATCATTGGAGCCGGGGCCATCGGCTACCCGCCCGAGTACCGCGGCTACGCGCCCGACGATGTCAGCCGCACGGGCGTCTCGCCGGTCATGACGCTCACCTCCACCTACGATCACCGTGTCATTCAGGGCGCTGAGAGCGGCGCCTTCTTGAACTATGTCGAGTCGCTCCTGATGGGTGAGGACGACTTCTACGAGGGCCTGTTTGCCGACCTGAACGTGCCCTACCAGCCGTTTCGCCTGACGCCCGACTCAACCCCGCAGCTGGGCAACGGTCAGCTTAAGGACACGCTGGACATGACCGAGAAGCAGGCGGCGGTCCTCCAGCTGATTCGCGCCTACCGGGTGCGCGGCCACTTGCAGGCCGACACCAACCCGCTGGGCTACCAGTGGCAGTACCACAAGGAGCTCGATCCGGCCACGTACGGCCTTACCGTGTGGGACCTCGACCGCGAGTTTATCACCGGCGGGCTGGGCGGCGAAGAGGTGCTGCCCCTGCGCGAGATCCTCTCCATCCTGCGCGAGGCCTACACGCGAAAGATCGGTACGGCCTTCATGCACCTCTCCGATCCCGAGGAGAAGGGCTGGATTCAGCATCGGATCGAGCCGATGCGCAACGCCGAGCCGCTCGACCACGAGGAACGCAAGCGCATCATGCAAAAGCTGAATGCCGCCGAGGCGTTCGAGCGCTTTCTGCACACCAAGTACATCGGCCACAAGCGGTTTTCGTTGGAAGGTGCCGAGACGATGATTCCACTCATCGACACCATCCTTTCGGATGCGGCCGATGCCGGCGTGCAAGAAGCCATCATGGGGATGGCCCACCGCGGACGCCTCAACGTGCTGGCCAACATCATTGGCAAGCCGTACGAGCAGATTTTCTCGGAGTTTGAAGGCAACATCGATCCGAGCACCACGCAGGGCTCGGGCGATGTAAAGTATCACCTGGGCGCCAGCGGAACGGTGACGTCGCGCAACGGCGCAACCATTGAGGTGAACCTCGCCTCGAACCCCAGCCACCTCGAAGCGGTGAACCCGACCGTAGAGGGCATGGTGCGCGCCAAGCAAAACCTGCGGCGCGGCGCGGCCCCCGGCGATCCGTCGATGGATGCCGACGATGAGTCGTTCGACGCCGTCTTTCCGTTGCTCGTGCACGGCGATGCGGCCTTTCCAGGGCAGGGCGTGGTGGCCGAAACGCTTAACCTGAGCCAGCTGCGCGGCTATAAAACGGGCGGCACCATCCACCTGGTCATCAACAACCAGATTGGCTTTACGACCGTCCCGGCCGACGCCCGCTCTTCAACCTACGCCACCGACCTCGCGCGCGCCATCGAAGCGCCCATCTTTCACGTCAACGGCGATGACCCCGAGGCGTGTGTACGCATCGCGCGCCTCGCGCTGGAGTACCGCCAGCGCTTCAACAAAGATGTCGTCATCGACATGATGTGCTACCGCGTGCACGGGCACAACGAGGGCGACGAGCCCACCTTCACGCAGCCCCTCTTGTACGAGAAGATTGAGGCCAAGCGGTCGGCCCGCAAGCTGTACACCGAGCTGCTGCTGCGCCGCGGCGAAATTGAACCCGACGAGGCCGAGCAGATGCTCGACGACTACCGCGACCGCCTGCAGGAGGCCTTCGACCGGACCAAAGACCTGGAGGAGAAGGATGCCGACAAGGTCATTGAGCAGCGCGCGCAGCGAAAAGGCGATGCCCAGCTGCCCAGCGTAGACACCACCGCGCAGCGCGAGCACCTGGAGCGCGTGGTAACCGCTCTTACCGACCTGCCGGCCGACTTTAACGTGCACCGCAAGCTAAAGCGCCAGTTTGATAAGCGCGATGCACTCTTTTATGAAGAAGAACGCATCGACTGGGCGTTTGCCGAGACCCTCGCCCTGGGCACCCTCCTGCAAGAAGGCACCACCGTGCGCATGAGCGGCCAGGACACCCGCCGGGCCACGTTCAGTCAGCGCCACGCGGTACTCATCGATCAGGAAACCGGCGAGGAGTACACGCCCCTCAACAACCTGACGGACGAACAGGCCACGCTGCTTATTTACGACAGCCTCCTCTCGGAGTACGCCGCGAGCGGGTTCGAGTATGGCTATTCCGTAGCCGATCCCGAGGCGCTTGTGGTGTGGGAAGCGCAGTTTGGCGACTTTGCCAACGGCGCCCAGATCATCTGGGATCAGTTTGTGTCCTCGGCCGAGGAGAAGTGGGGGCAAACGTCAAGCCTCGTGCTGCTGCTGCCCCACGGCTTCGAGGGCCAGGGCCCGGAGCACTCGTCGGCCCGCCTGGAGCGCTACCTGCAGCTGTGTGCCGAGCAAAACATGATCGTGGCGAACTTCTCGACGCCGGCCAATTACTTCCACGCGCTGCGCCGGCAGGTGAAGCGCGACCAGAAGAAGCCGCTCGTCATCATGACGCCGAAGAGCCTGCTGCGGCATCCGCTGTGCGTATCGTCGCCGCAGGACCTTGTAGAGGGCGGCGTGCAAGAGCTGATTCCGGCCACCACCGATCCCGACGCCGCCGAGCGCCACATCTTCTGTAGCGGCAAGGTGTACTACGACCTTGTGAAGGCGCTGGAAGACGACGACCGGCGCGATCGCATTGCCATCACCCGTATCGAGCAGTACTATCCGTTCCCGAAAGACGATGTGCGCGCCGAGTTGGAGCGCTACGCCGGGGCTCGCGATGTGCTGTGGGTGCAAGAAGAGCCCGAAAACATGGGCGCGTGGTCCTTCCTGCGCCCCCGCCTCGATGCACTGCTCGAAGGCGTGCGCGGCACGTGCGAGGAGCGCGTTCGGTACGTCGGACGCCCCTCCAGCGCTAGCCCGGCCACCGGGTCGGCGAAGGTGCACAAGCGCGAGCAGGAGAAGCTCGTCACCGAAGCACTCGACGTCTGA
- a CDS encoding AMP-binding protein produces MAQNTQHALEIAQDKSSDHNPWKGLLYDRLRDRPLPAIIADGTITPAASLWTGARLWVEAFRQADLAPGTRVVIALPSSPAFIQALVAALWEELTVALVPPNEPLDDALQTTDAAAVIASDRHPHGWSPQGCAGPLTTPKGLRSATHPPTPEARFLLRTSGTIAAAQWVALSDENILSVLASHLPHMNHAEARVLSVLPWSHAFGLVLDLLPALLSDAELIRDDHGGRDPQQLLHLRDVWGATHLSAVPLTIKRLLDHPGGPAFLRELRGGIVGGAPIAAPLADALSDTQLRVGYGQTEASPGITLGAPGQWAPNFLGTPVGCTVDVASNGELHFTGSNACCGFWSAQEGLQRQPVPRTVATGDRVERADEGFYFRGRLDTAFKLSNGRLVHAGHWEAVLKHAYPAAEDALLYTPNGDHVAAALCLPADAEAPAQRDVATHLGGLSERVVALHCMAPAEWKTRPKGDVDRTAMEEALRALSDPTVAHAPPA; encoded by the coding sequence GTGGCACAAAACACGCAGCACGCGCTTGAGATCGCGCAGGACAAGTCATCAGACCACAATCCCTGGAAAGGATTGCTGTACGACCGGCTGCGCGATCGCCCGCTTCCGGCCATCATCGCCGACGGCACCATCACGCCGGCCGCTTCGCTCTGGACCGGTGCCCGCCTTTGGGTGGAGGCCTTCCGGCAGGCAGACCTCGCCCCCGGCACCCGCGTCGTGATCGCTCTGCCTTCCTCGCCTGCGTTTATCCAAGCGCTGGTGGCCGCCCTCTGGGAGGAGCTCACCGTTGCACTCGTTCCGCCCAACGAACCGCTCGACGATGCCCTGCAAACCACCGACGCGGCTGCCGTAATTGCCAGCGATCGGCATCCGCACGGCTGGTCGCCGCAAGGGTGCGCCGGGCCGCTCACAACGCCCAAGGGCCTGCGCTCCGCCACCCATCCGCCCACCCCCGAGGCCCGCTTTCTGCTGCGGACGTCGGGCACCATTGCCGCTGCCCAGTGGGTGGCGCTCTCCGACGAAAACATTCTCTCGGTGCTGGCCAGCCACCTGCCCCACATGAACCATGCGGAGGCCCGCGTGCTGTCGGTCCTTCCCTGGTCGCACGCGTTTGGGCTGGTGCTCGACCTGCTGCCCGCCCTTCTCTCCGATGCTGAACTTATCCGCGACGACCACGGCGGCCGCGATCCGCAGCAGCTGCTACACCTGCGCGACGTGTGGGGCGCCACCCACCTCAGCGCCGTGCCCCTCACCATCAAGCGCTTGCTCGACCATCCAGGTGGCCCCGCATTCTTGCGCGAGCTACGGGGCGGCATCGTTGGCGGCGCACCCATCGCTGCGCCCCTCGCCGATGCCCTCTCGGATACACAGCTCCGCGTCGGCTACGGACAGACCGAGGCCAGCCCGGGCATCACGCTGGGGGCGCCGGGGCAGTGGGCTCCCAACTTTTTGGGCACACCGGTGGGCTGCACCGTCGACGTAGCCTCCAACGGCGAGCTGCATTTCACGGGATCCAACGCGTGCTGCGGCTTCTGGTCGGCACAAGAGGGCCTGCAGCGCCAACCGGTGCCCCGCACCGTGGCCACCGGCGACCGTGTGGAACGAGCGGACGAGGGCTTCTACTTCCGCGGCCGCCTCGACACCGCGTTCAAGCTGTCCAACGGACGGCTCGTGCACGCCGGTCACTGGGAAGCGGTGCTGAAGCATGCCTACCCGGCGGCCGAAGATGCCCTGCTGTACACGCCCAACGGCGATCACGTTGCCGCTGCGTTGTGCCTGCCCGCCGACGCCGAAGCACCCGCTCAACGCGACGTGGCCACGCACCTAGGAGGCTTGTCGGAGCGCGTGGTGGCGCTGCACTGCATGGCCCCCGCGGAGTGGAAAACGCGCCCGAAGGGTGATGTAGACCGCACGGCGATGGAAGAGGCGCTGCGGGCGTTGTCCGACCCAACGGTTGCGCATGCCCCGCCCGCATGA